The following proteins come from a genomic window of Pyxidicoccus sp. MSG2:
- a CDS encoding AraC family transcriptional regulator gives MFRARIDLWQDRVLSIARLGRVAMHAHTGAALLVGIDGQFGFRLGQPSARWHSVDHLVVAPGCLHELDCGETLMGVLHLTPGQVDHRQLCEHAELPAFESMHVLGPPRRRREELRAIFEGELPDAELEAWVARQVGPPPGRYASDARVEEVAAFISRQPEALWRLDTLAARTGVSPSRLQHLFQAELGVTPRQLRTWQRLREASRRFATGGNLTLAAHEAGFVDSAHLSKAFRHFFGIAPSRVLSGGTHVRVHEPEPKP, from the coding sequence ATGTTCCGGGCGCGCATCGACCTCTGGCAGGACCGGGTGCTGTCCATTGCACGGCTGGGCCGCGTGGCCATGCATGCGCACACGGGCGCGGCATTGCTCGTGGGCATCGACGGCCAGTTCGGGTTCCGTCTCGGGCAGCCCTCCGCGAGGTGGCACTCCGTCGACCACCTCGTCGTCGCGCCCGGGTGCCTCCACGAGCTGGACTGCGGCGAGACGCTGATGGGCGTCCTCCACCTGACCCCGGGCCAGGTCGACCACCGACAGCTCTGCGAGCATGCCGAGCTGCCCGCCTTCGAGAGCATGCACGTGCTCGGGCCGCCCCGGCGGCGGCGCGAGGAGCTCAGGGCCATCTTCGAGGGCGAGCTTCCGGACGCGGAGCTCGAGGCGTGGGTGGCACGGCAGGTCGGGCCTCCCCCGGGGCGGTATGCGAGCGACGCCCGGGTGGAGGAGGTGGCGGCGTTCATCTCCCGTCAGCCGGAGGCCCTCTGGCGGCTCGACACGCTCGCCGCACGCACGGGCGTGTCGCCTTCACGTCTGCAGCACCTCTTCCAGGCCGAGCTCGGCGTCACGCCGCGCCAGTTGCGGACGTGGCAGCGCCTGCGCGAGGCCAGTCGGCGGTTCGCCACGGGCGGGAATCTCACGCTGGCCGCTCACGAGGCCGGGTTCGTCGACTCAGCGCACCTGAGCAAGGCGTTCCGGCACTTCTTCGGAATCGCTCCCTCGCGCGTGCTCTCGGGCGGGACGCATGTGCGTGTGCATGAGCCCGAGCCCAAGCCGTGA
- a CDS encoding carboxypeptidase-like regulatory domain-containing protein, whose translation MHARRWMSALVVLGALALLSMWCLQRCGTPGVGAPRREAPSTERAAAPRVPAASSPARPQTGPRIQGIVVDTLGRPVAGVRVSASEPEPGQTLSELPCPEEARLARRYPGSAPVTLDVCLGEGIPLAMQQALELLAAREGEAPVYAEATTAADGSFVLEALPEGPLSLWALGEQGAAVRSGIPAGSEGVELVLEQGRLVKGTVRGEGVPLAGAAVTVLDLDHSRFFDTTTGPDGDFRVGPLPYRPHRFFVSKEGWLPSLGRDETVTLHRPRQLTGRVVAGGAPVADIEVRVGPGADVPRGGARKTLTDARGHFTFVVPAGLPHTLSASSSQQSAVARVEPGASPAEVLLELGSALQVEGTVWDDARSPVSGARVVLIELEHMNTELETVTDAAGRYSLGPVEPGPWGFVVTAPRHIDLDLPDVKEHTHTLAPGMRPVDFTLRRAPSVTGHVTDAEGRPLAGIALDLQPAGERRRFWTEDSALTDEEGRFILDAEAPGDLYIKASDDRVRTEFFPVRAPSEGVHLTLHPGASLTGTVVDARGLPLGHGRVKLVGWAETNEQESFSSAAIDPRGGFQFQGLWPGRYRVLASQQTDGIERRAWCPVEAIEGVEVRVELRLEPERDLSGLVVDGAGQPLAGVFVRARPPQEGAPPGRWRGDTDALHGPPIGIETGPDGRFLLRYLTEAEYDVSAVKPGYTFAPARSTGGTEGEKGMLRVGAGTAEARLVMARQSFIVGRVVGPDGQPLPRVQVASLVVEGPDGAFSVPFEKPSPQWLSFHASGMASHMRLVEPRADGQDVDLGVVRLGPGIAVRGRVVDARTSAPVKGANIAIVNRLPSPTGVGVTVYSGNNSAADGSFQVAQVDPESNVLSIEAPGYQHQRVEVDATSGPLTVRLEPEPEEPEPGEPEPE comes from the coding sequence ATGCACGCGCGTCGATGGATGTCCGCCCTCGTCGTCCTCGGAGCGCTCGCGCTGCTGAGCATGTGGTGCCTGCAGCGATGCGGGACTCCGGGAGTCGGTGCCCCACGGCGGGAGGCCCCCTCCACGGAGCGCGCGGCCGCGCCGCGCGTGCCCGCCGCCTCCTCGCCGGCGCGTCCCCAGACGGGCCCGCGCATCCAGGGCATTGTCGTGGACACGCTGGGAAGACCCGTGGCGGGGGTGCGCGTCTCCGCGTCGGAGCCGGAGCCCGGGCAGACGCTGTCCGAGCTGCCCTGCCCTGAAGAGGCCCGGCTGGCCCGCAGGTACCCGGGCTCCGCGCCCGTGACGCTCGACGTCTGTCTGGGGGAAGGCATCCCCCTCGCCATGCAGCAGGCCCTCGAGCTGCTCGCCGCGCGCGAGGGTGAGGCGCCCGTCTACGCGGAGGCCACCACCGCCGCGGATGGCAGCTTCGTCCTCGAAGCGCTGCCCGAAGGTCCGCTGTCGCTCTGGGCGCTCGGCGAGCAGGGCGCGGCGGTACGCTCCGGCATCCCCGCCGGCTCCGAGGGCGTGGAGTTGGTGCTGGAGCAGGGCCGCCTCGTGAAGGGCACCGTGCGGGGCGAAGGTGTCCCCCTGGCCGGAGCGGCGGTGACGGTGCTGGACCTGGACCACTCGCGCTTCTTCGACACCACCACCGGCCCGGACGGCGACTTCCGCGTGGGCCCCCTGCCGTACCGCCCGCACCGCTTCTTCGTCTCCAAGGAGGGCTGGCTTCCGAGCCTCGGCAGGGACGAGACGGTGACACTCCACCGTCCCCGCCAGCTCACGGGCCGCGTGGTGGCCGGCGGTGCCCCGGTGGCGGACATCGAGGTGCGCGTGGGCCCGGGAGCGGACGTCCCCCGTGGCGGCGCGCGGAAGACGCTCACGGATGCCCGGGGCCACTTCACCTTCGTGGTGCCCGCGGGCCTTCCGCACACGCTCAGCGCGTCGAGCAGCCAGCAATCCGCGGTGGCTCGTGTGGAGCCAGGTGCTTCACCCGCCGAGGTCCTGCTGGAGTTGGGCAGCGCCCTCCAGGTCGAGGGCACCGTGTGGGACGACGCGCGAAGCCCCGTGTCCGGCGCCCGGGTGGTGCTCATCGAGCTGGAGCACATGAACACGGAGCTGGAGACCGTCACGGATGCGGCGGGGCGCTACAGCCTGGGTCCGGTGGAGCCGGGCCCTTGGGGCTTCGTGGTGACAGCCCCCCGGCACATCGACCTGGACCTCCCGGACGTGAAGGAGCACACGCACACGCTCGCTCCGGGCATGAGGCCGGTGGACTTCACCCTCCGCCGCGCCCCCTCCGTCACGGGACACGTCACCGACGCCGAGGGGCGGCCGCTGGCCGGCATCGCCCTGGACCTCCAACCCGCCGGGGAACGGAGAAGGTTCTGGACAGAGGACTCCGCCCTGACGGACGAGGAAGGCCGCTTCATCCTGGACGCGGAGGCGCCCGGGGACCTCTACATCAAGGCCTCGGATGACCGCGTCCGCACCGAGTTCTTTCCCGTCCGCGCGCCCTCCGAGGGCGTCCACCTCACGCTGCACCCGGGCGCCTCGCTGACGGGGACGGTGGTGGATGCCCGGGGCCTGCCGCTGGGGCACGGCCGCGTGAAGCTGGTGGGCTGGGCCGAGACGAATGAACAGGAGTCCTTCTCCTCCGCGGCCATCGACCCGCGGGGCGGCTTCCAATTCCAGGGCCTGTGGCCCGGCCGCTACAGGGTGCTGGCCTCGCAGCAGACGGACGGTATCGAGCGCAGGGCGTGGTGCCCCGTGGAGGCGATCGAAGGCGTTGAGGTGAGAGTGGAGCTGCGGTTGGAGCCGGAACGCGACCTGTCCGGCCTCGTGGTGGACGGCGCGGGCCAGCCGCTGGCAGGCGTCTTCGTCCGGGCCCGGCCGCCTCAGGAAGGGGCTCCGCCCGGCAGGTGGAGGGGAGACACCGACGCGCTGCATGGGCCTCCCATTGGCATCGAAACAGGCCCGGACGGGCGCTTCCTCCTGAGGTACCTGACAGAGGCCGAGTACGACGTCAGCGCCGTGAAGCCGGGCTACACCTTCGCTCCCGCGCGCTCGACGGGTGGAACGGAGGGAGAGAAGGGCATGCTCCGCGTCGGAGCGGGCACGGCGGAGGCCCGCCTGGTGATGGCGCGACAGTCCTTCATCGTCGGCCGGGTGGTGGGCCCCGACGGCCAGCCTCTTCCCCGTGTCCAGGTCGCGAGCCTCGTCGTGGAGGGCCCGGACGGCGCGTTCTCCGTGCCATTCGAGAAGCCCAGCCCCCAGTGGCTCTCGTTCCACGCCAGCGGCATGGCCTCCCACATGCGGCTCGTGGAGCCGCGCGCCGATGGACAGGACGTGGACCTGGGCGTGGTGCGGCTGGGCCCTGGCATCGCCGTGCGCGGCCGGGTGGTGGACGCCCGGACGTCCGCGCCGGTGAAGGGTGCCAACATCGCGATCGTGAACCGGCTCCCGAGCCCGACGGGAGTGGGCGTCACCGTCTACTCGGGAAACAACTCAGCCGCGGATGGAAGCTTCCAGGTGGCCCAGGTAGACCCCGAGTCGAATGTCCTCAGCATCGAGGCCCCGGGCTACCAGCACCAGCGCGTGGAGGTGGACGCCACGTCGGGCCCCCTGACGGTGCGGCTGGAGCCAGAGCCCGAGGAGCCAGAGCCCGGGGAGCCGGAACCGGAGTAG
- a CDS encoding GAF domain-containing sensor histidine kinase — protein sequence MEFAHIARELGDAETDAEVIAVIRRAARKWVGCDGVTFVIRDGDECFYVDEDAIGPMFKGRRFPLTSCVSGWCMMNGKRTVIPDVFADPRVPVEAYAPTFVKSMAMVPVGQGEVSAAIGAYWQLRFEPTSDQLARLDSLATVVASCLQNIALRRSLERQVAKRTVELRAANTQLQAFAATVAHDLRNLIQVVRSSANWLVSEPLPDAQNDAVQDIRGAADRMNDITESLIRLHFAKVGGLAPRPTDLSAVSEDILRSLRARHAASPVETHVEPGLVFTVDEGLMRVALTNLLENAWKFVVGRPGARIAVTRGPTPASLVVEDNGIGFDTHAAPKLFEPFVRLPSASGYAGTGLGLATVSNVIQRHGGSIRAEGQSGVGARFIIELPAQPAAKSLAARDARA from the coding sequence ATGGAGTTTGCGCATATCGCACGTGAATTGGGCGACGCCGAGACCGACGCGGAAGTCATTGCTGTCATTCGTCGCGCCGCCCGGAAATGGGTGGGCTGCGACGGCGTCACCTTCGTCATTCGTGATGGGGACGAGTGCTTCTATGTCGACGAGGATGCGATTGGTCCGATGTTCAAGGGGCGCCGCTTTCCACTGACGTCGTGCGTCAGCGGCTGGTGCATGATGAATGGCAAGCGGACCGTCATCCCAGACGTGTTCGCCGACCCGCGAGTGCCCGTGGAGGCCTACGCCCCGACCTTCGTGAAGAGCATGGCGATGGTGCCGGTGGGGCAGGGAGAGGTGTCGGCGGCCATCGGCGCCTACTGGCAGCTGCGCTTCGAGCCCACGTCCGACCAGCTCGCCCGGCTCGACTCGCTCGCCACCGTGGTCGCCTCCTGCCTCCAGAACATCGCCCTGCGCCGCTCGCTGGAGCGCCAGGTGGCGAAGCGCACCGTCGAGTTGCGAGCGGCCAATACCCAGCTCCAGGCCTTTGCCGCGACGGTGGCTCACGACCTCCGAAACCTCATCCAGGTCGTTCGGAGCAGCGCGAACTGGCTGGTCAGCGAGCCGCTCCCCGACGCGCAGAACGATGCCGTCCAGGACATCCGGGGCGCCGCGGACCGCATGAACGACATCACGGAGAGCCTCATCCGCCTCCACTTCGCCAAGGTGGGCGGACTCGCTCCGCGCCCGACCGACCTGTCGGCTGTCAGCGAAGACATCCTCCGTTCCCTCCGGGCACGGCATGCCGCGTCTCCCGTGGAGACCCACGTCGAGCCGGGGCTGGTCTTCACCGTCGACGAGGGACTGATGCGCGTCGCGCTGACGAACCTGCTCGAGAACGCGTGGAAGTTCGTCGTGGGCCGGCCTGGCGCTCGCATCGCGGTGACGCGTGGCCCGACGCCGGCTTCACTCGTCGTCGAGGACAATGGCATCGGCTTCGACACTCATGCCGCGCCGAAGCTCTTCGAGCCCTTCGTCCGGCTCCCCTCGGCCTCGGGCTATGCGGGCACCGGGCTGGGGCTCGCGACGGTATCGAACGTCATCCAGCGGCACGGGGGGAGCATCCGGGCCGAAGGGCAGAGTGGAGTGGGCGCCCGCTTCATCATCGAGCTGCCGGCACAGCCCGCGGCGAAGTCCCTCGCGGCGCGCGACGCCCGGGCCTGA
- a CDS encoding serine hydrolase domain-containing protein, translating to MRLLKQSLLRPVVVMVAALAVLVAAPARASDAPRAQEPAGLPDTPAGRQAAALLQVFNEGDGRKMLAFIQEHYAKAALTQHPAEQHLGTYGELWMKTEGLTLQKVESSRERTVILVAKDKLAGESVRLQVDVEAKAPHGITAVKLQPVAGDSGRPLSDEEVARATQAYVEKLAAAEAFSGTVLIARGDTLIYQGAFGLASRGFQVPNRLDTKFNLGSMNKMFTAIAIAQLVEAGKLSFQDTVGKVLPDYPNKAVAEKVTVHQLLTHTSGLGSFFNDKYDAADKSRLREPRDFLPLFVDEPPAFEPGARWSYSNSGFLLLGTLIEKVSGQSYFDYVREHIYKPAGMTNSDCYELDRDPPNLAVGYTRQGPDGKESPKRDWTNLYLHVVKGGPAGGGYSTVEDLWRFSQALQANKLLGAKATQWVTTGKVQPRPEDKDTRYAYGFFEEQLQGARIIGHGGGFPGINSQLDIYLGKGYTVAVMANQDPPSAQRVAQRIRTLLLR from the coding sequence ATGCGACTTCTGAAGCAATCATTGCTGCGTCCCGTGGTGGTGATGGTGGCAGCCCTCGCCGTGCTCGTGGCGGCCCCAGCGCGGGCGTCGGACGCTCCACGCGCGCAGGAGCCAGCCGGACTGCCGGACACGCCCGCGGGACGGCAGGCCGCGGCGCTGCTCCAGGTGTTCAACGAGGGCGACGGCCGCAAGATGCTCGCCTTCATCCAGGAGCACTACGCGAAGGCAGCCCTGACCCAGCACCCCGCCGAGCAGCACCTTGGCACATACGGGGAGCTGTGGATGAAAACGGAAGGGCTGACCCTCCAGAAGGTGGAGTCGTCGCGCGAGCGCACTGTCATCCTGGTGGCGAAGGACAAGCTGGCCGGTGAATCGGTGCGGCTGCAGGTCGATGTCGAGGCGAAGGCGCCGCACGGCATCACCGCCGTGAAGCTCCAGCCCGTCGCGGGCGACAGCGGCCGTCCGCTGAGCGACGAGGAGGTGGCCAGGGCCACGCAGGCCTACGTCGAGAAGCTGGCCGCGGCGGAGGCCTTCTCCGGGACGGTGCTGATCGCACGGGGGGACACGCTCATCTATCAAGGGGCGTTCGGCCTGGCGAGCCGAGGCTTTCAGGTGCCCAACCGGCTGGACACGAAGTTCAACCTCGGCTCGATGAACAAGATGTTCACCGCCATCGCCATCGCGCAGCTGGTCGAGGCCGGGAAGCTCTCGTTCCAGGACACGGTGGGGAAGGTGCTGCCGGACTACCCGAACAAGGCTGTCGCCGAGAAGGTGACCGTCCATCAGCTCCTCACCCACACCTCCGGTCTCGGCAGCTTCTTCAATGACAAGTACGACGCGGCGGACAAGAGCCGCCTGCGCGAACCCAGAGACTTCCTCCCGTTGTTCGTGGATGAGCCCCCCGCGTTCGAGCCAGGGGCGCGCTGGAGCTACAGCAACTCCGGCTTCCTCCTGCTGGGGACGCTCATCGAGAAGGTCTCTGGACAGAGCTACTTCGACTATGTGCGCGAGCACATCTACAAGCCCGCCGGCATGACGAACTCGGACTGCTACGAGCTTGACCGGGATCCGCCGAACCTCGCCGTGGGCTACACGCGCCAGGGCCCGGATGGGAAGGAGAGTCCCAAGCGGGACTGGACCAACCTCTACCTCCACGTGGTGAAGGGAGGCCCGGCCGGAGGCGGGTACTCGACGGTCGAGGACCTGTGGCGCTTTTCCCAGGCGCTCCAGGCGAACAAGCTGCTCGGCGCCAAGGCCACACAGTGGGTGACCACGGGCAAGGTGCAGCCTCGTCCCGAGGACAAGGACACCCGCTATGCCTACGGCTTCTTCGAGGAGCAGCTCCAGGGGGCCCGCATCATTGGCCATGGAGGCGGCTTCCCGGGCATCAACAGCCAGCTCGATATCTACCTGGGCAAGGGCTACACCGTCGCGGTGATGGCGAACCAGGACCCGCCGTCCGCCCAGCGCGTGGCCCAGCGGATCCGTACGCTGCTCCTGCGGTGA
- a CDS encoding SMP-30/gluconolactonase/LRE family protein, producing the protein MAPGASATEAGALPSARTRADLARTRWREAAAAQRDGHLEKARALAAEAQAAWPTQAAYAYGLAPLSARLGDAAATARWLDASADLGLGVDLARDDSFARVLDSAPVRAAAERLARNLEPLARSSVAFRLDEADFFPEGIACDARGEACYVASVRHRKVVRVGRDGQATQVVPPGQDGVLAALAVAVSRDGRTLWVTSAAIPQMRGFDKADENSAWVHAFDLPSGRLQRRLGFPAGTGPHAPGDIQVTSNGEVFVSDSQQPVLYRVPMTGDTLEVFASDPLFRSPQGIAESADGRRLYVADYSHGILAVDRASRKVSEVTPPAGGATVLGIDGLARHGDTLIGIQNGLQPARVIRMRLDEDPLRIRAVELLDRHLPDADQPTVGAVVGDELRYVANSQWENYDDDGRLRDGAVLTPPLILRLPLGGAPQ; encoded by the coding sequence GTGGCCCCTGGCGCCTCCGCCACCGAGGCGGGTGCGCTTCCCTCGGCCCGGACGCGCGCCGACCTGGCGCGGACACGCTGGAGGGAAGCAGCCGCCGCCCAGCGCGACGGCCACCTGGAGAAGGCCCGCGCGCTCGCGGCGGAGGCGCAGGCCGCGTGGCCGACCCAGGCTGCCTATGCCTATGGGCTCGCCCCGCTGTCGGCCCGCCTTGGCGACGCGGCCGCCACCGCGCGCTGGCTCGACGCGAGCGCCGACCTCGGGCTCGGTGTGGACCTCGCGCGTGACGACAGCTTCGCCAGGGTCCTCGACTCCGCCCCCGTCCGCGCCGCCGCCGAGCGGCTGGCCCGGAACCTGGAGCCGCTCGCACGCAGCAGCGTGGCGTTCCGGCTCGACGAGGCGGACTTCTTCCCCGAGGGCATCGCCTGCGATGCACGGGGAGAGGCGTGCTACGTGGCCAGCGTGAGACACCGCAAGGTGGTGCGCGTCGGGCGCGACGGGCAGGCCACGCAGGTCGTGCCCCCGGGCCAGGATGGTGTGCTGGCGGCTCTCGCCGTGGCCGTGTCGCGCGACGGCCGCACGCTGTGGGTGACGTCGGCCGCCATTCCCCAGATGCGGGGCTTCGACAAGGCGGATGAGAATTCCGCCTGGGTTCACGCCTTCGACCTCCCGTCAGGCCGGCTCCAGCGGCGCCTCGGCTTCCCCGCCGGAACGGGGCCGCATGCGCCAGGGGACATCCAGGTCACCTCGAATGGAGAGGTGTTCGTCTCCGACAGCCAGCAGCCCGTGCTCTACCGGGTGCCAATGACTGGCGACACGCTGGAGGTCTTCGCGAGCGACCCGCTGTTCCGGTCGCCGCAAGGGATTGCGGAGAGCGCGGACGGCCGCAGGCTCTACGTGGCCGATTACTCCCACGGCATCCTGGCCGTGGACAGGGCGAGCCGAAAGGTCTCGGAGGTCACGCCGCCCGCCGGAGGCGCCACGGTGCTCGGAATCGACGGGCTCGCGCGCCACGGAGACACGCTCATCGGAATCCAGAACGGGCTCCAGCCCGCCCGGGTCATCCGCATGCGGCTCGACGAGGACCCGCTGCGAATCCGGGCCGTGGAGCTGCTCGACCGGCACCTCCCGGATGCGGACCAGCCCACCGTTGGCGCGGTGGTCGGCGATGAGCTGCGCTATGTCGCCAACAGCCAGTGGGAGAACTACGACGACGACGGTCGGCTCCGGGATGGCGCGGTCCTGACACCGCCGCTCATCCTCCGGCTCCCGCTGGGTGGAGCCCCCCAGTAG
- a CDS encoding AIM24 family protein yields MSRYSLEQFVQETAQKDQNQGVFELESKYMLEVNLRGRVWTKTGSMVAYQGGVKFRREGAFEHGFWRWFKRSFTGEGTNLTKAEGVGRVYLADSGKTISILGLQGEAVSVNGNDLLAFEDTIQWDIRMMRRVGAMMAGGLFNVRLEGTGMVAVTSHGQPLTLRVKPGKPVVTDPNATVAWSGNLEPELKTDINLRTLVGRGSGEAFQLHFEGDGFVVVQPYEEQGPQVQRR; encoded by the coding sequence ATGAGCCGCTACTCGCTCGAGCAGTTCGTGCAGGAGACCGCGCAGAAGGACCAGAACCAGGGCGTCTTCGAGCTGGAGAGCAAGTACATGCTCGAGGTCAACCTGCGCGGGCGGGTGTGGACCAAGACGGGGTCCATGGTGGCCTACCAGGGCGGCGTGAAGTTCCGGCGCGAGGGCGCCTTCGAGCACGGCTTCTGGCGCTGGTTCAAGCGCTCCTTCACCGGCGAGGGGACGAACCTCACCAAGGCCGAAGGCGTGGGGCGCGTGTACCTGGCCGACTCAGGCAAGACCATCTCCATCCTTGGGCTGCAGGGCGAGGCGGTGAGCGTCAACGGCAACGACCTGCTCGCCTTCGAGGACACCATCCAGTGGGACATCCGGATGATGCGCCGTGTGGGAGCGATGATGGCCGGTGGCCTCTTCAACGTGCGCCTGGAAGGGACGGGGATGGTGGCCGTCACCAGCCATGGCCAGCCGCTCACCCTGCGTGTCAAGCCGGGCAAGCCCGTGGTGACGGACCCCAACGCCACGGTGGCCTGGTCCGGCAACCTGGAGCCCGAGCTGAAGACAGACATCAACCTCAGGACGCTGGTGGGCCGGGGAAGCGGCGAGGCGTTCCAGCTGCACTTCGAGGGTGACGGCTTCGTCGTGGTGCAGCCCTACGAGGAGCAGGGCCCCCAGGTCCAACGACGCTGA
- a CDS encoding M57 family metalloprotease: MKIRTDTRHPRSRTAALGAAALAMLLGGCGPEMTEPGQDQDPLGSTSERTTAAFEAWRAKHVAPTEDGQFLVEGDMRMPDLAAVRQYWQDFTENPNALSVFRVGGADAAWNRTDRGNITYCIRPSDFGTEYNRVVDFMQRAASGWEAAANVRFVHVVAEDSSTCNRSNTRVKYNVERNFAFTGLSAGMGFPTYSRPTRYLELGPTHEWTDAEFIAVLTHEFGHALGFVHEHDTASGCGMVTTGSYRPLTCYDGRGAMHYPSEGGWLDPSRTLNFISQWDVEGAQSLYEAPTNVLSTSSGTVFARQRSTGNLYRRDASGWTLVGNPGQSFVAVGNTLYGQIPGRGAPVKFVGTGWVTIGGPAGQIFACAGALCGTDPTSGNIVRYNATTGVWTTIGGPGSRFAATTTEVFGIGLWQDDYVARWSGSGTSWSIVGGGASELIGGGTSMYRLTNVKDAIQRYDGGSTWTTIGGTGRSYVATGGNVYGLRPDGSWVMKYAGTQWNSIHGAATRIFGSNGFLFATNPDDTIERYEPATNTWTNLGKP; the protein is encoded by the coding sequence ATGAAGATCAGGACTGACACACGACACCCCAGGAGTCGTACGGCGGCGCTTGGCGCGGCGGCACTGGCCATGCTGCTGGGCGGCTGCGGACCGGAAATGACCGAGCCCGGCCAGGACCAGGACCCCCTCGGCTCCACCTCCGAGCGCACCACGGCCGCCTTCGAGGCCTGGCGCGCGAAGCACGTCGCCCCCACCGAGGACGGACAATTCCTCGTCGAAGGCGACATGCGCATGCCCGACCTGGCGGCGGTGCGCCAGTACTGGCAGGACTTCACCGAGAACCCCAACGCGCTCTCCGTCTTCCGCGTGGGGGGAGCCGACGCGGCATGGAACCGGACCGACCGCGGGAACATCACCTACTGCATCCGGCCGAGCGACTTCGGCACCGAATACAACCGCGTGGTCGACTTCATGCAGCGCGCCGCCTCGGGCTGGGAGGCCGCCGCCAACGTGCGCTTCGTGCACGTCGTGGCGGAGGACTCGAGCACCTGCAACCGCAGCAACACCCGCGTCAAATACAACGTCGAGCGCAACTTCGCCTTCACGGGCCTCTCGGCCGGCATGGGCTTCCCCACCTACTCCCGGCCCACCCGGTACCTGGAGCTCGGCCCCACCCACGAATGGACCGATGCGGAGTTCATTGCCGTACTGACCCACGAGTTCGGCCATGCGCTGGGCTTCGTGCACGAGCACGACACCGCCTCGGGCTGCGGCATGGTGACCACCGGCAGCTACCGTCCCCTCACCTGCTACGACGGCCGCGGCGCGATGCACTACCCGTCCGAGGGTGGATGGCTCGACCCTTCCCGCACGCTGAACTTCATCTCGCAGTGGGACGTGGAGGGTGCGCAGTCCCTCTATGAAGCGCCCACCAACGTGCTCAGCACCTCCAGCGGCACGGTGTTCGCCCGCCAGCGCTCGACGGGCAACCTCTACCGGCGCGACGCCAGCGGCTGGACGCTGGTCGGCAACCCGGGCCAGTCCTTCGTCGCGGTGGGCAACACGCTCTACGGACAGATTCCGGGCCGCGGCGCGCCGGTGAAGTTCGTGGGCACCGGGTGGGTCACCATCGGCGGCCCGGCCGGTCAGATTTTCGCCTGCGCCGGCGCCCTCTGCGGCACCGACCCGACCAGCGGCAACATCGTCCGGTACAACGCCACCACCGGCGTGTGGACGACCATCGGCGGGCCCGGCTCCCGCTTCGCCGCGACCACCACCGAGGTGTTCGGCATCGGTCTCTGGCAGGACGACTACGTCGCGCGATGGAGCGGCTCGGGCACCAGCTGGTCCATCGTCGGAGGCGGCGCCAGCGAGCTCATCGGCGGTGGCACGAGCATGTACCGGCTCACCAACGTCAAGGACGCCATCCAGCGTTACGACGGTGGCTCGACGTGGACCACCATCGGCGGGACGGGCAGGAGCTACGTCGCGACCGGCGGCAACGTCTACGGGCTGCGGCCGGATGGTTCGTGGGTCATGAAGTACGCGGGCACGCAGTGGAACTCCATCCACGGTGCGGCGACGCGAATCTTCGGCTCGAACGGGTTCCTCTTCGCGACGAACCCCGACGACACCATCGAGCGCTACGAGCCCGCCACCAACACCTGGACGAACCTCGGCAAGCCCTGA